From one Catenuloplanes nepalensis genomic stretch:
- the mshA gene encoding D-inositol-3-phosphate glycosyltransferase encodes MEATVSVARQRTAWPTPRRIATLSVHTSPLDQPGSGDAGGMNVYIVEVARRLAELGVEVEIFTRATRGGLPPVVEMSPGVLVRHVTAGPYEGLAKEELPAQLCAFTNGVQRAEAARAPGYYDLIHSHYWLSGQVGWLAKDRWGVPLVHTAHTLAKVKNAQLAAGDRPEPKARVIGEEQVVAESDRLVANTLAEAEDLTRLYGADPARVAIVEPGVDLDRFRPAPAGRAEADRLAARRLLDLPERGRIVTFVGRIQPLKAPDVLVRAAAELESRDGLTVVICGGPSGSGLDRPTALIELAQRLGIADSVRFMPPQAGPGLPALYRASDLVAVPSHNESFGLVALEAQACGTPVVAANVGGLSRAVRDGVSGALVDGHSSAEWARVLGGLLAEPARLRELSLGAVQHARQFSWQRTAAGLLDVYRGAVTAHRRRITAELAGAYGGA; translated from the coding sequence CTGGAGGCGACCGTGTCAGTGGCTCGGCAGCGAACGGCCTGGCCGACACCCCGGCGGATTGCGACGCTCTCCGTGCACACCTCGCCGCTCGACCAACCGGGCAGCGGCGACGCCGGTGGCATGAACGTCTATATCGTCGAGGTCGCCCGCCGCCTGGCCGAGTTGGGCGTCGAGGTGGAGATCTTCACCCGGGCCACCCGCGGCGGGCTGCCACCGGTGGTCGAGATGAGCCCCGGCGTGCTGGTCCGGCACGTGACCGCGGGCCCGTACGAAGGCCTGGCCAAGGAGGAACTGCCGGCCCAGCTGTGCGCGTTCACCAACGGCGTGCAGCGCGCGGAGGCGGCCCGGGCGCCCGGCTACTACGACCTGATCCACTCCCACTACTGGCTCTCCGGCCAGGTCGGCTGGCTGGCCAAGGACCGCTGGGGCGTGCCGCTGGTGCACACCGCGCACACGCTCGCCAAGGTCAAGAACGCGCAGCTCGCGGCCGGTGACCGTCCCGAGCCGAAGGCCCGGGTGATCGGCGAGGAGCAGGTGGTCGCGGAGTCCGACCGGCTCGTCGCGAACACGCTCGCCGAGGCCGAGGACCTGACCCGGCTGTACGGCGCGGACCCGGCCCGGGTCGCGATCGTCGAGCCCGGCGTGGACCTGGACCGGTTCCGCCCCGCACCGGCCGGGCGCGCCGAGGCGGACCGGCTCGCCGCCCGCCGCCTGCTCGACCTGCCCGAGCGCGGCCGGATCGTCACGTTCGTCGGCCGGATCCAGCCGCTCAAGGCGCCGGACGTGCTGGTCCGCGCGGCCGCGGAGCTGGAGTCGCGGGACGGCCTGACCGTGGTGATCTGCGGCGGCCCGAGCGGCAGCGGGCTGGACCGGCCGACCGCGCTGATCGAGCTGGCGCAACGGCTCGGCATAGCGGACTCGGTGCGGTTCATGCCGCCACAGGCCGGCCCCGGGCTGCCCGCGCTCTACCGGGCGTCGGACCTGGTCGCGGTGCCGTCGCACAACGAGTCGTTCGGCCTAGTCGCGCTGGAGGCCCAGGCGTGCGGCACGCCGGTGGTGGCCGCGAACGTGGGCGGGCTCAGCCGCGCGGTGCGCGACGGCGTGAGCGGCGCGCTGGTCGACGGGCACTCCTCCGCGGAGTGGGCGCGCGTGCTCGGCGGGCTGCTGGCCGAGCCGGCCCGGTTGCGCGAGCTGTCCCTCGGCGCGGTGCAGCACGCCCGCCAGTTCTCCTGGCAGCGCACTGCGGCCGGGCTGCTGGACGTCTACCGTGGTGCGGTGACCGCGCACCGCCGGCGGATCACGGCGGAGCTGGCCGGGGCCTACGGAGGGGCATGA
- a CDS encoding YbjN domain-containing protein encodes MTDVAKLIERVCAERELPCEPTGDRSFAVTLPGTHKLKTVCNLIVGEHSLRIEAFVMRRPDENAEALWAWLLRRNARLYGVAFSIDTAGDVYLTGRVALTGLDADELDRLLGSVLTYADESFDRMLEIGFGSSIRREWEWRVKRGESLANLQAFAHLFPEQP; translated from the coding sequence ATGACGGACGTCGCGAAGCTGATCGAGCGGGTCTGCGCGGAGCGGGAACTGCCCTGCGAGCCGACCGGTGACCGGTCGTTCGCGGTGACGCTGCCCGGCACGCACAAGCTCAAGACCGTCTGCAACCTGATCGTCGGCGAGCACTCGCTGCGGATCGAGGCGTTCGTGATGCGCCGGCCGGACGAGAACGCGGAGGCGCTGTGGGCCTGGCTGCTGCGCCGCAACGCGCGCCTCTACGGCGTCGCGTTCTCCATCGACACCGCCGGTGACGTCTACCTGACCGGCCGGGTCGCGCTGACCGGGCTGGACGCCGACGAGCTGGACCGGCTGCTCGGCTCCGTGCTGACCTACGCGGACGAGTCGTTCGACCGGATGCTGGAGATCGGTTTCGGCAGCTCGATCCGGCGCGAGTGGGAGTGGCGGGTGAAGCGCGGCGAGTCGCTGGCGAACCTGCAGGCGTTCGCGCACCTGTTCCCGGAGCAGCCCTGA